A genomic segment from Schistocerca piceifrons isolate TAMUIC-IGC-003096 chromosome 4, iqSchPice1.1, whole genome shotgun sequence encodes:
- the LOC124794686 gene encoding uncharacterized protein LOC124794686 isoform X2: MLTRREKLLIRPWQQRRYNNHRRKVQSALPAIDSSPPPTRQHVCCKLKKLQWEEERCARIEEDNFRLLQRMGHIMRTNRLDNHWTKTPPNFLHRVGIYYQPTKKETFGESIPSSAPNGSRKNVRCQACSTEKKYERKITPETPLAWEVRNTDFAKPLKPERARSEG, encoded by the exons ATGCTTACGAGAAGAGAGAAATTGTTAATACGTCCATGGCAGCAGAGAAGATATAACAATCATCGACGCAAA GTCCAGTCCGCGCTCCCTGCCATAGATTCAAGTCCTCCACCAACACGACAGCACGTGTGTtgcaaactgaagaaactacagtgGGAAGAAGAGCGCTGCGCGCGTATCGAGGAGGATAATTTTAGGCTGCTACAGCGAATGGGGCATATAATGAGGACTAATCGACTGGATAATCATTGGACGAAAACACCGCCTAA ttttcttCATCGTGTTGGTATATATTACCAACCAACAAAGAAGGAAACTTTTGGGGAGTCGATTCCGTCTTCTGCTCCAAATGGAAGTCGCAAGAATGTTCGCTGCCAAGCATGTAGCACGgaaaaaaaatatgaaagaaag ATAACTCCAGAAACGCCATTAGCATGGGAAGTTCGGAACACAGATTTTGCGAAGCCTCTAAAACCAGAGCGTGCCAGATCTGAG